One Pyrofollis japonicus DNA window includes the following coding sequences:
- a CDS encoding aldehyde ferredoxin oxidoreductase family protein — protein sequence MAELSGYAGRIAFVDLSSGEVRVEQLDERLVDLFIGGKGFLYYLGYKMIAPSADPLNPRENVLIVAPGALAAHAPGASKVGFLAKSPLTNILCDTYAGQVFGSKMKMAGFDALVVTGAAEEPVYLYLENGRVEIRSAKHLWGSSTWDTAEAIRKETRLGASVAAIGPAGERLVRFANIIVDGFRAAGRCGLGAVMGAKKLKAIAAWGIRPPRRFDNDAWREAYLSTYRRIEEDEPTRAWARYGTNDGVSVCSRLSMCPGWHWRRPWLPEEEAKKLSGDEVLARQVSRDVYKKYAGVLWGWGCPVKCSKLVASKRKGLEHIIVKPEYENLSMLGVATGVLDPDEVIYIEWLVNRLGMDSISFGETVSWLMELYEDGLLTREELDGLTAEPRFGNPEAVKQLAQLVAARKGIGSILAEGVEKASRILGRGEDRAVHVKGLEAAAWDPRGRRGFAVSYATADVGASHLRGWPRPHQRPSQGPAKEMVKSFVEDRDHKALLDSLGLCAFVPYSDEEIEKLYAAVTGRKKTISELRLVGWRTEALARIHATLAGRVPEGDTVPKRWMEPIPEGPAKGERAALDWDDLREAIREFYRIRGYDEEYGVPRPDTLRKLGLEEFIEDAQRALIEAAKRNKPHLD from the coding sequence ATGGCTGAGCTGAGTGGTTATGCTGGTCGCATCGCCTTCGTTGACCTAAGTAGTGGTGAGGTGCGTGTAGAGCAGCTTGATGAGCGGCTCGTGGACTTGTTTATCGGTGGCAAGGGGTTTCTCTACTATCTTGGCTACAAGATGATAGCGCCGAGTGCTGACCCGCTTAACCCCCGTGAGAACGTGCTGATTGTTGCGCCGGGCGCGCTCGCAGCCCATGCGCCTGGGGCTTCGAAGGTTGGGTTCTTGGCGAAGAGCCCGCTCACCAATATCCTTTGCGACACCTATGCCGGCCAAGTCTTCGGCTCCAAGATGAAGATGGCCGGGTTCGACGCCCTCGTGGTGACGGGTGCGGCGGAGGAGCCCGTCTACCTTTATCTCGAGAACGGCCGCGTCGAGATAAGGAGTGCTAAGCACTTGTGGGGCTCGTCTACGTGGGACACGGCAGAGGCTATCCGGAAGGAGACGAGGCTCGGGGCCAGTGTCGCCGCTATTGGCCCAGCGGGGGAGAGGCTGGTCCGCTTCGCAAACATAATTGTTGACGGGTTCCGTGCCGCTGGGCGCTGCGGCCTAGGAGCAGTAATGGGTGCTAAGAAGCTTAAGGCCATAGCTGCTTGGGGGATTAGGCCTCCGAGGCGCTTCGACAACGATGCCTGGAGGGAGGCCTATCTCTCAACCTATCGCAGGATAGAGGAGGACGAGCCCACGAGGGCATGGGCGCGCTACGGGACCAACGACGGCGTCTCCGTGTGTAGTAGGCTGAGCATGTGCCCTGGGTGGCACTGGAGGAGGCCGTGGCTGCCCGAGGAGGAGGCTAAGAAGCTCAGCGGAGACGAGGTCTTGGCGAGGCAGGTTAGCAGAGACGTGTACAAGAAGTATGCCGGCGTTCTCTGGGGGTGGGGCTGCCCGGTAAAATGCAGCAAGCTCGTAGCCTCTAAGAGGAAGGGGCTGGAGCACATCATTGTTAAGCCGGAGTACGAGAATCTCTCAATGCTCGGCGTAGCCACCGGGGTACTGGATCCCGACGAGGTCATATACATAGAGTGGCTCGTGAATAGGCTCGGCATGGACAGTATCAGCTTCGGCGAAACAGTCTCGTGGCTAATGGAGCTATACGAGGACGGGCTCCTCACCCGCGAAGAACTGGACGGGCTCACCGCAGAGCCCAGGTTCGGCAACCCTGAGGCGGTGAAGCAGCTAGCCCAGCTAGTAGCAGCTAGGAAAGGGATAGGATCCATACTCGCCGAGGGCGTAGAGAAGGCCTCTAGGATCCTCGGGAGAGGAGAAGACCGCGCCGTACACGTCAAGGGCCTCGAAGCAGCAGCGTGGGACCCCCGCGGGCGCAGAGGCTTCGCAGTAAGCTACGCCACAGCAGACGTCGGCGCAAGCCACTTGCGCGGCTGGCCCAGACCGCACCAGAGGCCTAGCCAGGGCCCCGCAAAGGAGATGGTGAAGAGCTTCGTGGAGGACCGTGACCACAAGGCGCTCCTCGACAGCCTAGGGCTGTGCGCCTTCGTCCCGTACAGCGACGAGGAGATAGAGAAGCTCTACGCAGCCGTAACGGGTAGAAAGAAGACGATAAGCGAGCTTAGACTAGTAGGTTGGAGAACAGAGGCCCTGGCACGCATACACGCAACGCTAGCCGGGAGAGTACCCGAAGGCGACACGGTGCCAAAGAGGTGGATGGAGCCAATACCAGAGGGCCCAGCTAAGGGCGAACGAGCCGCCCTCGACTGGGACGATCTCCGGGAAGCAATACGCGAGTTCTACAGGATACGCGGATACGACGAGGAATACGGCGTGCCACGCCCCGATACGCTTAGGAAGCTAGGCTTAGAGGAATTCATAGAGGATGCTCAGAGAGCCCTCATAGAGGCAGCTAAGAGGAACAAGCCGCACCTGGACTAA
- a CDS encoding nitroreductase family protein yields the protein MSTCIDTISRHVSIRRFKPDPVPENDLRTILEAARRAPTSWNLQPVTIIAVTDQGLKQQLADAVGGQEHVAEAPVFLVFAADYHKLLEASRSAGVEAAEPGLGHLVTAAIDVGISSGWAALAAETLGYGIVFIALYSNPCRVAEILSLPKHVIPLVGLALGKPAESPQPRPRQPPEVFASINKYPSPPDLAEKVRSAYRSGGAKLFRYVLAPGAYYDQVTNALLECMKKQGYRAP from the coding sequence GTGAGTACATGTATAGACACCATATCTAGGCACGTCAGCATACGCAGGTTCAAACCCGACCCGGTACCCGAGAACGATCTCCGCACAATCCTCGAGGCCGCTCGCCGCGCTCCAACATCTTGGAACCTCCAACCAGTAACCATTATCGCCGTGACGGACCAGGGGCTCAAGCAGCAACTAGCAGACGCTGTCGGGGGGCAAGAGCACGTAGCAGAGGCTCCCGTCTTCCTCGTATTCGCCGCCGATTATCACAAGCTCTTAGAGGCCTCCAGGAGCGCTGGCGTAGAGGCCGCTGAGCCAGGGCTAGGACACCTAGTCACAGCGGCGATAGACGTTGGCATAAGTTCTGGCTGGGCCGCACTAGCCGCCGAGACGCTGGGCTACGGCATAGTCTTCATAGCGCTGTACTCTAACCCGTGCCGCGTAGCCGAGATACTCTCCCTACCAAAACATGTCATACCACTAGTAGGCCTAGCGCTCGGCAAGCCCGCAGAATCACCACAGCCCAGGCCAAGACAGCCCCCCGAGGTCTTCGCAAGCATCAACAAGTACCCCTCGCCGCCAGACCTCGCAGAGAAGGTTAGAAGCGCGTACCGCAGCGGAGGAGCAAAGCTCTTCCGCTACGTACTCGCACCCGGAGCATACTACGACCAAGTAACAAACGCGCTACTAGAATGCATGAAGAAACAAGGATACAGGGCACCATAA
- a CDS encoding coiled-coil domain-containing protein translates to MAEEAVLSSVLSQVSKKILEKLEKGKKLSTEDILLLYLDLTYKSIRDTRQELKEEISNVKEELREEISSTRKELKEEVNSVKHEIKEDIRRLDTRIDEANKRIDAAKNELRGEIEKTSNRVDNVKNELKEEMNSVKQELEKSINTVKQELKEEIRRLDSRIDETNKRIDKLYEIIAEWRKEMKESLK, encoded by the coding sequence TTGGCCGAGGAAGCAGTATTGTCCAGTGTCTTGTCACAAGTTTCTAAGAAGATCTTGGAGAAGCTGGAGAAAGGCAAGAAACTCAGCACCGAGGACATACTGTTGCTATACCTAGACCTCACGTATAAGTCTATAAGAGATACTAGGCAGGAGCTTAAGGAAGAAATAAGCAACGTCAAAGAAGAACTAAGAGAAGAAATAAGCAGTACGAGGAAGGAGCTCAAAGAAGAGGTAAATAGTGTTAAACATGAGATTAAGGAAGATATTAGGAGATTAGACACAAGGATAGACGAAGCAAACAAGAGAATAGATGCGGCAAAGAACGAGCTGAGAGGTGAAATAGAGAAAACTAGTAACAGGGTAGATAATGTGAAGAACGAGCTGAAGGAAGAGATGAATAGTGTTAAGCAAGAGCTCGAGAAGAGCATCAATACAGTGAAGCAAGAGCTCAAGGAGGAAATTAGAAGGCTTGATTCAAGAATAGATGAGACCAATAAGAGGATAGACAAGCTATACGAAATAATAGCGGAGTGGAGGAAGGAAATGAAGGAATCTCTCAAATAA
- the asnS gene encoding asparagine--tRNA ligase, whose protein sequence is MPRDGYLYTREVHGLEPGARARVRGWVYRYRDLGSKVFIVLRDPEGILQLVASAEYSPREVLEEARRADIEASIVAEGVVARDPRAPGGVELRLEKLRVVGESRDFPIKGGEGIDYLLDNRHLWIRSRKLTQVWRIRHTVLRAFREYFESRGFWEVSPPILTQAAVEGGATLFKVDFFGDVAYLSQSAQLYLEALIFSLERVWALSPSFRAERSRTRRHLYEYWHLEAEEAWAHMEDEMRTVEELVAYATKRVLDERLEELEQLRQKPERLEPAKKTPYPRITYEEAIERLRKKGFDISYGDDLGADEERALGEDYETPFFITHFPLRIKAFYMKEDPQDPEKALAFDLLVPGVGEIVGGSEREDDYEKLVQHIKMHNLDPRDYEWYLDLRRYGSVPHSGFGLGVERYIMWIAGLDHIRDAIPFPRFRDRLYP, encoded by the coding sequence ATGCCTAGAGATGGCTATCTCTACACGAGGGAGGTCCACGGCCTGGAGCCCGGTGCTAGGGCGAGGGTTCGTGGCTGGGTTTATCGCTACCGTGACCTGGGTAGCAAGGTTTTCATTGTTCTCCGCGACCCTGAGGGTATTTTGCAGCTCGTGGCCTCGGCCGAGTATTCGCCGAGAGAGGTCTTGGAGGAGGCTAGGAGGGCTGATATAGAGGCCAGCATTGTGGCTGAGGGGGTTGTGGCTAGGGATCCTCGTGCGCCGGGCGGCGTTGAGCTCCGCTTGGAGAAGCTAAGGGTTGTTGGAGAGTCTCGCGATTTCCCGATTAAGGGTGGCGAGGGCATTGACTACCTTCTCGACAACAGGCACCTCTGGATTAGGAGTAGGAAGCTGACACAGGTGTGGAGGATAAGGCACACAGTGCTCAGGGCGTTCAGGGAGTACTTTGAGAGCCGAGGGTTCTGGGAGGTTAGCCCGCCGATACTCACCCAGGCAGCTGTGGAGGGCGGGGCGACGCTGTTCAAGGTCGACTTCTTCGGCGACGTCGCCTATCTGAGCCAGAGCGCCCAGCTATACCTTGAGGCACTCATATTCAGCCTCGAGAGGGTGTGGGCGCTCAGCCCGAGCTTCCGCGCAGAGAGGAGCAGGACGAGGAGGCACCTCTACGAGTACTGGCACCTCGAAGCCGAGGAGGCGTGGGCCCACATGGAGGACGAGATGAGGACCGTGGAGGAACTAGTAGCTTATGCTACGAAGAGGGTTCTGGACGAGAGGCTCGAGGAGCTGGAGCAGTTGCGCCAGAAGCCGGAGCGCCTGGAGCCAGCGAAGAAGACGCCCTATCCTAGGATAACCTACGAGGAGGCTATTGAGAGGCTGAGGAAGAAGGGCTTCGACATAAGCTACGGCGACGACCTCGGTGCTGACGAGGAGCGCGCCCTCGGAGAGGACTACGAGACACCATTCTTCATAACCCACTTCCCGCTCCGCATAAAGGCGTTCTACATGAAGGAGGATCCCCAGGACCCGGAGAAGGCGCTAGCCTTCGACCTACTCGTGCCCGGCGTCGGCGAGATAGTTGGCGGGAGCGAACGCGAAGACGATTACGAGAAGCTGGTACAGCACATAAAGATGCACAACCTGGATCCGAGGGATTACGAGTGGTACCTAGACCTACGCCGCTACGGGAGTGTGCCTCATAGCGGGTTCGGACTTGGAGTAGAGCGGTACATAATGTGGATTGCGGGCCTAGACCACATTAGGGACGCTATACCGTTCCCAAGGTTCCGTGACCGCCTCTACCCATAG
- a CDS encoding lysylphosphatidylglycerol synthase transmembrane domain-containing protein, with protein MSIAEFIGEVFTVLGSADPVYLTISILLYYFVSLLYAIRLYIILVRLDIRASLLDIFVANLFAVAVNNITTSFRIVGEAARAAYIYLKIGERAIGVVAGIIFDKIVEAAPLAAMALLMIPEAAGSKSLLAYLVVTIALTVAGIIVAIKYWDRVISYIVEYARKRGHDLEVSDSELRALEILASDKIVITATTLISLFTWIVIAIRLYFTALSVGWSSSLASFILVTIAYTVISILTITPGGVGIIEGSLTALFISLGAPPEKALAITLVERIVSYVIGTVTGLLAGIIGGGSVILKRIQRDKHGSGNRPDKV; from the coding sequence GTGAGCATAGCAGAGTTCATCGGCGAAGTGTTTACCGTACTGGGCAGCGCCGACCCAGTGTACCTTACAATATCTATCTTGCTCTATTACTTTGTCTCCCTTCTCTACGCTATACGGCTTTACATAATCCTTGTACGACTTGATATTAGGGCATCGCTGCTAGACATATTTGTTGCGAACCTGTTCGCTGTAGCAGTTAACAACATAACTACGAGCTTCAGAATAGTCGGCGAGGCTGCGCGCGCCGCCTACATCTACTTAAAGATAGGGGAGAGGGCCATAGGCGTCGTAGCGGGCATCATCTTCGACAAGATCGTTGAAGCAGCTCCCTTGGCGGCTATGGCGTTGCTAATGATACCGGAGGCAGCTGGCTCCAAGAGCCTATTAGCATACCTTGTCGTCACCATAGCCTTAACCGTTGCCGGGATAATTGTCGCCATAAAGTACTGGGACCGCGTAATCAGCTATATTGTTGAGTATGCTCGCAAGCGGGGACACGACCTAGAAGTCTCGGATAGCGAGCTCAGGGCCCTCGAAATACTAGCAAGCGACAAAATAGTCATTACTGCTACGACACTCATCAGCTTGTTCACTTGGATAGTTATAGCAATACGCCTCTATTTCACCGCGCTAAGCGTTGGCTGGAGCAGCAGCCTTGCCAGCTTCATCCTAGTAACCATAGCATATACCGTTATATCAATTCTGACAATCACGCCGGGAGGCGTGGGGATTATTGAGGGCTCGTTGACGGCGCTCTTCATATCGCTTGGAGCACCACCGGAGAAGGCGTTGGCGATAACTCTTGTAGAGAGAATAGTATCCTACGTGATAGGCACTGTGACAGGGCTGCTTGCAGGGATTATTGGGGGTGGCTCGGTTATCCTAAAAAGGATTCAGAGAGACAAGCATGGCTCTGGAAACAGGCCGGACAAGGTGTAA
- a CDS encoding glycosyltransferase, whose translation MPRVLFLPSHVGLGHVTRDYAVALALRRMVPSIRVEWCSAEPVRSFLQLLGESVREECLELESFSKTIEDLYNGAIRGLRELGARLQVLRRNYEVVEKLLAEDYDLVFADEFWEAVYSAPLEVKKRIVFGTDILYKPYSLNPVDSFMSLILNNYFKKTLPLFKKLLFLNDPETLRGKRWYGLFGERLTDWIEKNTIPTGYVTSFLPEEIPSRNEARRRLGVTGDELVVVISVGGTSTRSKPLLDCIDEGAETAAKMLRERLGREVRFVAVPGPRTKWRPRSSYIEVLEETAPRLLTYYAAGDVFVTRAGRTTTADLLCLGKPAVLIPIRRHFEQEEIARDMERRFGYPVLREDRCNGERLAGAVLRAISSPPRPPTGLCNGVERTASILSGMLGEK comes from the coding sequence GTGCCCCGCGTCCTCTTCCTGCCATCCCATGTAGGGCTGGGCCACGTCACACGCGACTATGCCGTAGCGCTTGCACTGCGCCGCATGGTGCCGAGTATTCGGGTAGAGTGGTGCAGTGCTGAGCCTGTGAGGAGCTTTCTCCAGCTGCTTGGTGAAAGCGTGCGCGAAGAGTGCTTGGAGCTTGAGAGCTTCTCTAAGACCATAGAGGACCTGTATAACGGCGCTATACGTGGGCTCCGCGAACTCGGGGCCAGGCTCCAGGTTCTTCGGAGGAACTATGAGGTCGTAGAAAAACTCCTAGCCGAGGACTATGACCTAGTGTTCGCCGACGAGTTCTGGGAAGCCGTCTACTCTGCTCCCTTGGAGGTTAAGAAGAGAATAGTGTTCGGGACCGATATACTATACAAACCGTATAGCCTCAACCCTGTTGACTCCTTCATGAGCTTGATACTCAATAATTATTTCAAAAAGACGCTCCCCCTCTTCAAAAAGCTGCTCTTCCTCAACGACCCGGAAACTCTCCGGGGCAAGCGCTGGTACGGGCTGTTCGGCGAGAGGCTTACGGACTGGATAGAGAAGAACACGATACCCACCGGGTACGTGACGAGCTTTCTACCAGAAGAGATTCCTTCGCGGAACGAGGCTAGGAGGAGACTCGGCGTAACAGGCGACGAACTAGTAGTGGTTATTAGTGTTGGAGGCACATCTACAAGGAGTAAGCCACTCCTAGACTGCATAGATGAGGGTGCAGAGACCGCAGCAAAGATGCTTAGAGAGCGGCTAGGCAGAGAGGTGCGCTTCGTCGCCGTGCCTGGGCCGCGCACCAAGTGGCGCCCGAGAAGCAGCTACATAGAGGTCCTAGAGGAGACTGCTCCGCGACTGCTCACATACTACGCGGCTGGCGACGTGTTCGTGACGCGTGCTGGGAGGACAACTACGGCTGACCTCCTTTGCCTCGGCAAGCCAGCTGTCCTCATACCTATAAGGAGGCATTTTGAGCAGGAAGAAATCGCCCGCGACATGGAGAGGCGCTTCGGCTACCCAGTGTTGAGAGAAGACCGGTGCAACGGGGAGAGACTCGCCGGGGCAGTGCTTAGGGCTATTTCCTCGCCGCCTAGGCCTCCTACGGGCCTTTGTAACGGCGTAGAGAGGACTGCCTCTATACTGTCGGGAATGTTGGGCGAAAAATAG
- the carB gene encoding carbamoyl-phosphate synthase (glutamine-hydrolyzing) large subunit: MPRRIDVRKVLVIGSGAIKIAEAAEFDYSGSQALRALREEGIETVLVNPNIATIQTSYKLADHVYLGPLQPWFLEKVIERERPDGVLLGFGGQTALSLGVELYRRGVLQRYGVKVLGTSVEGIEKALSRAKFRATMEGAGLPIPPSVAAKSREEAIRAAKKIGFPVIVRVSFNLGGGGSFVAWSLGELEERIDRAFASSGIREVLVERYLHHWKEIEYEVVRDQYGNSVAVACLENLDPMGVHTGDSVVIAPCQTLTDQEYQLLRQASLRVAEAIGLVGECNVQLALNPRNSWDYYIIETNPRMSRSSALASKATGYPLAYIAAKLALGYSLYELLNKVTGRTCACFEPSLDYVAVKMPRWDLEKFLGAEKSIGSEMKSIGEVMAIGRNVAEALQKAVRMLNIGEPGLVAGPMYEEEESLESVLDRLKRREPYWPILVAKALRLGARPEEIHEATGVDPYFIYEIGRVVRLAEELRRHRPGEPGIDELIAEAKRLGFSDEQIASLMGAGEDEVREFRKRIVGRSRVRKIDTLAAEWPAETNYLYTTYNAFDDEALGDKGDKIIVLGAGVFRIGVSVEFDWAVTTFSEEARKLGYRVVVVNYNPETVSTDWDVNDKLYFEEISAERVLDIYEAERPLGVVAFLGGQLSNNIAKRLEELGVRLIGTSGESVHRAEHRALFSELLEKLGIRQPEWTSATSIRDALLFAEQVGFPVLVRPSYVLSGAAMSIAYNEEQLISYLRRAAKVSPRYPVVISKVIDGAIEAEIDAVGDGKAAVGAVIEHVEPGGVHSGDSTMVLPWFRLRESHVGEMVKIAATLNEVLGIRGPFNIQFLVKNGGVYVVELNLRASRSMPFTSKVTGYNLMSAAVRAALRGSIGVREDFKLLRPRGYYGVKSPQFSWKRLRGAYPGLGPEMRSTGEVASLGDTLEEALLKSWLSAEGNKYPKRGGKIIVYNPTGRKEPALERAAMHLLEAGYQVYTVESMNTDTLPEIPLGKAVEMVREGRVELVATTGYAPDRDYWLRRTSIDFNVPVVLDAWLAEYLAKAIRLYTPDKLKALELKEYYQRVG; this comes from the coding sequence TTGCCAAGGAGAATAGATGTGAGAAAAGTCCTCGTGATAGGAAGCGGTGCGATAAAGATAGCAGAGGCGGCAGAGTTCGACTATAGCGGTAGCCAGGCGCTCCGAGCCCTGCGCGAGGAAGGCATCGAGACCGTTCTCGTAAACCCGAATATCGCAACAATACAGACCAGCTACAAGCTCGCAGACCACGTCTACTTGGGCCCCCTGCAGCCCTGGTTCCTCGAAAAAGTCATTGAGCGTGAGAGGCCGGACGGCGTCCTACTGGGCTTTGGCGGCCAAACAGCTCTCAGCCTAGGAGTAGAGCTTTACCGGCGAGGCGTCCTCCAGCGCTATGGAGTAAAAGTCCTAGGCACATCGGTCGAGGGTATCGAGAAGGCTCTTTCAAGGGCAAAGTTTAGAGCAACTATGGAGGGGGCTGGGCTCCCAATACCTCCAAGTGTTGCCGCGAAGAGCAGGGAGGAAGCGATAAGGGCTGCAAAGAAGATAGGATTTCCCGTAATAGTGCGTGTTAGCTTCAACCTTGGTGGTGGCGGCAGCTTCGTGGCCTGGAGCCTCGGGGAGCTCGAGGAGAGAATCGACCGCGCCTTCGCCTCGAGCGGGATACGGGAGGTGCTTGTTGAGCGGTATCTGCATCACTGGAAGGAGATAGAGTACGAGGTTGTGAGAGACCAGTACGGTAACTCTGTCGCAGTAGCCTGCCTCGAGAACCTCGACCCAATGGGCGTGCATACTGGCGACTCAGTCGTAATAGCTCCGTGTCAGACGCTCACGGATCAGGAGTACCAGTTGCTTCGCCAAGCCTCTCTACGCGTTGCAGAGGCAATAGGCCTTGTAGGCGAGTGTAACGTACAGCTAGCGCTTAATCCGAGAAACAGCTGGGACTACTATATAATTGAGACCAATCCGCGTATGAGCAGGAGCAGTGCACTAGCCAGCAAGGCCACGGGGTATCCACTTGCATATATCGCAGCGAAGCTCGCGCTAGGCTACAGCCTATACGAGCTCCTCAACAAGGTTACTGGTCGGACATGTGCCTGCTTCGAGCCAAGCCTAGACTACGTCGCGGTCAAGATGCCCCGCTGGGACCTAGAGAAATTCCTCGGCGCGGAGAAAAGCATTGGCAGCGAGATGAAGAGTATCGGAGAAGTAATGGCTATTGGCAGAAACGTTGCCGAGGCGTTGCAGAAAGCAGTAAGGATGCTCAATATAGGCGAGCCAGGCCTCGTCGCTGGCCCCATGTACGAGGAGGAAGAGAGTCTTGAATCAGTCCTAGACAGGCTCAAGAGGAGGGAGCCGTACTGGCCTATCCTCGTAGCCAAGGCTCTGAGGCTCGGTGCCCGGCCCGAGGAAATACACGAGGCAACTGGTGTTGATCCTTACTTCATCTACGAGATTGGGCGCGTAGTGAGACTAGCAGAGGAGCTGAGAAGACATAGGCCCGGGGAGCCGGGCATCGACGAACTCATAGCTGAGGCGAAGAGGCTTGGCTTCAGCGACGAGCAGATAGCCAGCCTAATGGGTGCCGGCGAGGACGAGGTAAGGGAGTTCAGGAAGAGGATTGTTGGCCGATCCCGGGTAAGGAAGATAGACACGTTGGCTGCAGAGTGGCCTGCTGAGACAAACTATCTCTACACGACCTACAACGCGTTTGACGACGAGGCGCTCGGCGACAAAGGAGACAAGATAATTGTCCTAGGTGCCGGTGTCTTCCGGATAGGCGTGTCCGTGGAGTTCGACTGGGCTGTCACAACCTTCTCCGAGGAGGCCCGGAAGCTGGGCTACCGAGTAGTGGTTGTCAACTATAACCCGGAGACGGTCTCTACTGATTGGGATGTGAACGATAAGCTCTACTTCGAGGAGATTAGTGCAGAGCGTGTACTAGATATCTATGAGGCTGAGAGGCCGCTGGGTGTTGTAGCGTTCCTGGGCGGGCAGCTGTCTAACAATATTGCTAAGCGGCTCGAGGAGCTAGGTGTAAGGCTCATCGGGACAAGCGGGGAGAGCGTGCACCGCGCAGAACACCGTGCATTGTTCTCGGAGCTGTTGGAGAAGCTTGGTATTAGGCAACCCGAGTGGACTAGTGCAACGAGTATCCGCGATGCTCTATTGTTTGCCGAGCAGGTGGGGTTCCCGGTACTGGTTAGGCCGAGCTATGTGCTTAGCGGCGCCGCGATGAGCATTGCCTATAACGAGGAGCAGCTAATAAGCTACCTGCGGCGCGCTGCCAAGGTGTCGCCGCGCTACCCTGTAGTAATTTCAAAGGTTATTGATGGAGCGATAGAGGCAGAGATCGATGCTGTCGGCGACGGAAAGGCGGCCGTGGGTGCCGTTATTGAGCACGTGGAGCCCGGCGGTGTCCATAGCGGCGACTCAACAATGGTGTTGCCGTGGTTTAGGCTAAGGGAGAGCCATGTTGGCGAGATGGTTAAGATAGCGGCGACGCTCAACGAGGTACTGGGGATAAGGGGGCCCTTCAACATACAGTTCCTTGTGAAGAATGGCGGCGTCTATGTTGTCGAGCTAAACCTTAGGGCCAGCAGATCGATGCCATTTACCAGTAAGGTTACCGGCTACAATCTCATGTCGGCAGCCGTTAGGGCGGCTCTAAGAGGGAGCATAGGCGTAAGGGAGGACTTCAAGCTGCTAAGGCCAAGAGGCTACTACGGTGTGAAGTCTCCACAGTTTAGCTGGAAGAGGCTCCGAGGCGCATACCCCGGCCTAGGCCCCGAGATGAGGAGTACAGGAGAGGTCGCATCGCTCGGAGACACCTTGGAAGAGGCTCTTCTCAAGAGCTGGCTGAGCGCAGAGGGAAACAAGTACCCAAAGAGGGGAGGCAAGATAATAGTCTATAATCCTACGGGGAGAAAGGAGCCTGCCCTAGAAAGGGCTGCCATGCACCTATTAGAGGCAGGGTACCAGGTCTACACCGTTGAGTCCATGAACACCGATACGTTGCCGGAAATACCCCTAGGAAAAGCCGTGGAAATGGTCAGAGAGGGTAGAGTGGAGCTAGTAGCGACGACTGGGTACGCGCCAGACCGGGACTACTGGCTCCGGAGGACGAGTATAGACTTCAACGTGCCAGTAGTTCTTGACGCGTGGCTTGCCGAGTACCTTGCGAAAGCAATAAGGCTCTATACCCCCGACAAGCTCAAAGCGCTAGAGCTGAAAGAGTATTATCAGCGAGTGGGCTAA